One window of Candidatus Woesearchaeota archaeon genomic DNA carries:
- a CDS encoding PRC-barrel domain-containing protein, translating into MAGEEKKLSTQLMGKTVVSKTGKKFGEVGDIIFETKSGELIHIVLKNPTIYTEKMDLERDKDGNILIPFSAVIATGDYLVVSEEDIV; encoded by the coding sequence GAAACTGAGCACCCAGTTGATGGGAAAGACTGTAGTAAGTAAGACTGGCAAGAAATTCGGGGAAGTCGGCGACATCATATTTGAAACAAAATCAGGCGAACTGATACACATTGTTCTTAAAAATCCAACAATCTACACAGAAAAAATGGACCTTGAGAGAGACAAGGACGGAAACATCTTAATCCCTTTCAGCGCAGTCATTGCAACAGGCGACTATCTTGTTGTTTCTGAAGAGGACATTGTATAA